TCTCTGATGGATGAAGCGGATGCGGCTTCCGGTGACCAAACCTGGTCACGAGAGGATTTGTATCGTGTCTAAGATTTTCATCGATACTAATCTTTTCGTCTATGCCCTCGACCAAAAGGAGCCTCTGAAACGAGACAAAGCTCGCACGATCCTGAAAACCCTCACCGAAACCCACCAGCCGGTCGTCTCTACGCAGGTGATCAACGAGTTCTACGTCGTGGCCACAACCAAGTTAAAGGCCGATCCATTCATCGTTAAAAACATCATCCATACCTTCCGCAACATGGAAATCGTCAACAATGACCTGGAATTGATCGAACAGGCCATCGACATCAGCATCCTGTCGCGACTTTCCTTCTGGGATTCGCTGATCATCGCCGCCGCTGAAAAAGCCAACTGCGAATATGTCTATTCCGAAGATCTCAACTCCGGCCAGATATATCGTGGGGTCATGGCGCTCAATCCGCTGCGCTGACCGACTCTATTTTGGGTAACTGCTCAGCTTTCGAAAAGACCAGGACTGACAAGCGCCATTGTGCTTTGAACGTCGACACAGCAGACGGATGATCTCCGGAACGCCGGATGTCGGTATGTACGCCCCCACAGCCCAGGCCACATCCCCTGGAAAGGGCGCGCCGGGTCGATCTGATGCCCTTTTTCACGTCCCGGTGCGTACACCCGAAAGGGAGCGCCGTGGGGATCAAGGTGAGGAATGATCGCCGATTCAATGTCGGGCTCCTGCGCGCTGGGGCAGGTTGGTCATCTTCCGCCCGTTTCATCACTCTGGGCGGCGACATCTGCGTCGCAAGCATTCTTGGGCAACGAGAAAGTGAAGACCGTCCCTTGCCCTGGTTTGCTTTTGGCCCAGATCCGGCCTCCGTGCTTTTCAATAAACTCCTTGCACAGGAGCAACCCCAGTCCCGAACCGCGTTCGCCTTCGGTCCCGCGAAGACAGGTCCTGCGGTCCAGGGCGAACAGGCCGCACAGAATGGCCTCGTCCATGCCTACTCCGGTATCCCGGATCGAGACGCGGACGGTTTCCTCGTCCTGATCCGCGGTAATCGTGATTTCCCCTTCGCGTTGGGTGAATTTGACCGCGTTGAACAGCAGGTTGCGGACCACGGTGCTGAGCATGGGGTGGTCGGCCAGGATGGAGATGTGTTCCGGGACCGAGCAGCGTACGGCGATGGCTTTCTGGCGGGCGCTGGGAGCGATGAGTTCCAGGGTGCCCCGGATCAGGGTCGAGAGGGGTTGGGGTTGGGGCTCGAAGGAGGTGATGCCGCGCTGCATTCGTGCCCATTCCAGGAGATTGTTCAGCAGGTTGTAGAGATTCTCCGCGCTGCCCTTCATATCCTCGGCCAGCTTGCGGATGTCTTCCTGGCTCATGTTCTCAATGTGTCCGACCATCAACCGGATAAAGGACAGGAAGCCGATGAACGGCGATCGCAGATCATGGGCGATGATGGCGAAGAATTTGTCCTTGTCCGCCAGGGTCCGCTCCAGGCGGGTGTTGACCTGGCGCAGTTCGTCCTTGAACCGGGCCTGCTCGGCCATGGCCCGGGCCAGCTTGACCTGGCCGAAACTGAGAGTGGCCACCAGGTCCGTCAGGCGGGCGTAGAAGTCCATGGTCTGGTGGACCGTCTCCCGGCTATACCTCGGCACCTGTTCCAATGCGGCCAGGTATTGCTGTTCGTCAAAACCGTACCTTCGGGCCTGTTCCCGAAACAGGGTCAGGTCTGGAAGGTCGTCGTCGAACAGAAACTGGCCCAGAAACATGTTCCCCAGGTGGCGGCCACCGATGATGATCGGCGTCGCCAAGTCCCAGAGGTTGTTCTTGCATTTGTAGAGCTTGAAGGTTCCGGGGGCATCCACGCTGGAGAGTAAGGTGTCGCTTTCGATGCAGTTGCGCAGGGTTTCGGGGTGGACCCGGTGGAATTTGACGCAGACGTCCTGCCATCCGGTGGCCACCAGCACCTTGCCGTGCATGTCCACGATGGCGCTGCCGATGTTGCTCAGGCGATGGAAATCCTCCATCAGCAACTGAATGGCCCGGATGTCGATGATGTCTTCCAGGGCCAGCGCGCCCACGTCTCCATCCGGGGAGAGCAGGGCATCAAGCTTGTTGCGAACCCGGGCCTCGCTTTCGCGCAGAGCTTGGTCCATGTTTTTGCGCTCGGTGATATCTTTGATCAGGCCGTCGTAGTCCGTCAATTCCCCCCGAGAGTTCAGCCTGACGACAATGGTGTTGCTCACCCAGCACCGCTGACCGTCCTTGCGGATGATCCGGTGCTCAACGGGATCGGCCCGGCCCTCCATGAGTACTTTGCGGGCCTGTTCCCGAACCAGATTCTGATCCTCGGGCAGGACCATGTTTATCCAAAGGTACGGATCCGCGGCGAATTCCTCGGCCGTGAATCCGGTCACGGCGACGCAGGCCGGGCTGTGTACGGTTTGCGTGACTCGACCATTCTCGACCTGAACGGTGTACAGATAATCGGTCAGGCACTCCGTGATCCGTCGGTAGCGTTCCTCGCTTTGCAGCAGGGTCTCCTCGGCTCGTTTGCGCTCGGCGATGTCCCAGGCCAGATCGGCCAAAGCGGTCAGGACGTCCAGATCCACGGGCATGTAATCAGTGGGTTTGTTGCCCACGCCGAGAATGGCCACGATCCGTCCGTCCCGTTGCACCGGAACCACTATTTCCCGGAGAATCGGGGCATGCCCTTCGGGCAGCCCTCGGCGGTGGGGCAGGGCGGCATAATCGTTGTGGATTACCGGGGCGCGGGTGCGGACGCAGTCGGCCCAGACCCCGGCCTGGCTCACCGGATAGTGGGTACCGGCGGAGGGGTCGGCGGAGCAGCTTTCCTTGACGGTCCGGTCGGACCAGGTTTGAAGGACAATGGTGGATTGATCATCCTCAAAAAAATGAAAGAAACCGATCCGGCTTGCGGTGAGTTGTTCGGCCTCGGCCAGAGTGGCCCGGAGCAGTTCGGCCAAACTCCCTGAACGAACCAGGCGTTGGAGCCGGTCCCGGGCGGCCATGATCGACTCGGTGCGCTTGCGTTGCGAAATGTCGGAAAGAAAGCCCTGATGGAGCAATACCCGTCCGGCGGCGTCCCGGGCAACCCGCACCGTGGCCGAGGCCCAGAACGGCTTGCCGTCGCGGCGGACCATCCGGCACTCGTAATCCACAAGTTCGTCGTTCTGGTCCAGAAGGCGGACCAATGTCTTTCGGTCCTCCGGATTGGCGAACACCTGGACGGCAATGTTCGTCACCGAGGAAACCAACTCTGTTTCGGAGTCGTATCCCAGCAAGCGGACCATGGCCGGATTGGCGCTGAGAAATCGGCCCTCCGGGGTGGTTGTGAAAACGCCCATGGGCGTGTTGGCCACGAGGGCTTTGAAGTCATGCGCGACGGATTTGGTCGAGGTGGGATTGTCGCTTTGCGTTTCGCCGGAAGACGCGAAGGTCATGAAAGCTCCACATTTTGTACAATTTCAATTCAGAAAAGCGGATGGTTCGGCATTGATCCGCAAATGTAGGGGCACGGCGCGCCGTGCCCCTACGGTGTGGACGGCGCCTTCCGCACGAAGCGCTTCACAATTCATACATATTCAAAATCACGGCCGCCCTGGTGATCTCTCCGACCAGGCGGCCGTCCTCGACCACGGGCAGGAAACCCAGGTCGGAATGCGTCATCAGATGCAGGGCCTCACGCAGACTCTGGTCCGGATGCACGGTGGGGGCGTTTTGACGGAGCATGGAGGTCACGGATTTATCCCATTGCCGATCTTGTTTGATTTTGCGGAATTGGGCCTTATGCAGGACGCCCAGCAGCCTGCCTTGTTCATCCACCACCGGCAAGGCCTGGCGCTCCGTCCCGGAAGCGTTCGGGGCCGTCGGTCCTTCCAGGATGGCCACGGCTTCTCGGAGGCTGTGCGCGGGTGCCAGCCGGATCGAGACCGGGGTGGCCAGGTCGCGGACATTGGTCCGCCTGGTTCCGGTTTGGCGGATCAACTCGACGACCTGACTTCGTGTCGTATCCAGCGGAGCCTGGACAACGGCGGAACCGGCGCCGGGATGGCCGCCTCCGCCCAGACGGCGGACCACGGCGCCTACGTCGAACAGCTTGGGGTTGCCGCGTCCGATGACCGCGGTCTTGTGGGAGCCCATGGGAAAGATCCCAAACGCGGCGTCGAGGCCTTGAATCTCCATGAATTTTGAGACCACCGTGGGCAGCATGTTCAGTTCCTTGCGGGCATCCTGAACGCAGACCCCCAGGCGCAGGTCATCGAGGCGGATGATTTCCGGTTCGGCCAGCATCCGGGAGAACAGGTCCAGGTGACGCTCGTCCAGAGAGCTGTCCAGGTACGCGGAGACCACGTTCAGGTCCGCCCCGTTTTCGAGCAGGAAGGCGGCCATGCGCGCGTCCCGTGCCGTGGTGCTGGGAAAGGACAAGGAGCCGGTGTCGTCGTAAATACCCAGCAGAAATAGAGTGGCGTGGATTGGGGAAAAGGCCGTATCTTGAGCCTGAAAGCGTTCCAGAAGCAGGGTGACCGTCGCTCCGACCTCCTCCCGATGTTCCTTGGAGGCGGCGATGGACCCGCCAGCCATGTGGTGGTCCCAGACGGTTACCGGAAGATCGTCGCGCTTGGCCAGTTCCCGCATGCCGTCGAGACGCTCCCAACTTGACGTGTCCGTGACCACCAGATCATCCACCTCGGCCACGTCCACGGAGTCTCTGTGGTTGAGCCGGAGCAAGTCCCAATGCACGGCCATGAAGTCGCGCACCGCGGGCTGGACGTGGGTCGGGACGAGACGCGTCGCGCCGGGATACAGGAAGGCGGCCGCGACCATGGATGCCAGGGCGTCGAAGTCGGTGTTGACATGGGTGGTCACGAGAAGCATCGGCGTGTCTCCTGTCGGGGCGCCTCGTCGAGGACAGGTCTTTCACGATGACCCGATTGCTTCTTTCTGTAGCTGATTTCGGACGCGCCTACAATCGCTATCCGTTTGCAACAATCCCTAATCTTCGCTAGGCTTCCGAGCACGTTCTCGGATTATCGTAGGACGGTTGGGCGCTGACTGGGAAGGTACATGACTCTTGAGGCGTTGTGATCGTCAATGAATTGAAGCAACTCACAAAATAAGGACTATATCATGGCCAAAAAACGTAAGGGCAAGACGGAAGAAGGGGGTTCTCAGGGCCAAACAGGCCACCTCGTCCACTGGGACGGCGATTTGCATGGCGCTGACAGCGTGGAAGGACTCAAACGCGACATCGTGCGGCATGTGGTGACCAGCCTGGGCAACGATTATGCCCGACCTAACGATTTTACATATTACAACGGCTTGGCCCTGGCTATCCGCGACCGGATGATCGCGCAATGGATCAAAACCCAACGTTCGTACTACAACGAACAGGCCAAGCGGGTGTATTACCTGTCCATGGAATATCTGCACGGCAAGTCGTTGTTAAACAGCTTGCACTGCCTGGGGCTGCACGACCTGGCCAAGGAGGCCCTGGCCGATTTCGGCCTGGACCTGGAAGACGTGGCCGAGGTGGAATGGGACGCCGGATTGGGCAACGGAGGTCTGGGCCGTCTGGCCTCTTGCTACCTGGACTCCATGGCCACCCAGTGCATCTCCGGCTACGGCTACGGCATCCGCTACGATTACGGCATGTTTCACCAGACCATCGAAAACGGGGCTCAGGTGGAGCAGCCGGACAATTGGACCAAGCGGGGTACCCCCTGGGAGTTCGACCGGGCCCGGTTCATGACCCCGATCAACTTCTTCGGCCGGGTCCGGACCTGGGTGGACGACCAGGGCCGGTTGCGTCACGACTGGGTGGACACGGAAAAGGTTCTGGCCATGGCCTGCGACCTGCTCGTTCCAGGGTACCGCAACGGTCGGGCCATCAACATGCGGCTGTGGGCCGCCAAGTCGGACACGGAATTCAATCTGGAGTT
This genomic stretch from Desulfonatronum sp. SC1 harbors:
- a CDS encoding PIN domain-containing protein, producing the protein MRLPVTKPGHERICIVSKIFIDTNLFVYALDQKEPLKRDKARTILKTLTETHQPVVSTQVINEFYVVATTKLKADPFIVKNIIHTFRNMEIVNNDLELIEQAIDISILSRLSFWDSLIIAAAEKANCEYVYSEDLNSGQIYRGVMALNPLR
- a CDS encoding PocR ligand-binding domain-containing protein → MTFASSGETQSDNPTSTKSVAHDFKALVANTPMGVFTTTPEGRFLSANPAMVRLLGYDSETELVSSVTNIAVQVFANPEDRKTLVRLLDQNDELVDYECRMVRRDGKPFWASATVRVARDAAGRVLLHQGFLSDISQRKRTESIMAARDRLQRLVRSGSLAELLRATLAEAEQLTASRIGFFHFFEDDQSTIVLQTWSDRTVKESCSADPSAGTHYPVSQAGVWADCVRTRAPVIHNDYAALPHRRGLPEGHAPILREIVVPVQRDGRIVAILGVGNKPTDYMPVDLDVLTALADLAWDIAERKRAEETLLQSEERYRRITECLTDYLYTVQVENGRVTQTVHSPACVAVTGFTAEEFAADPYLWINMVLPEDQNLVREQARKVLMEGRADPVEHRIIRKDGQRCWVSNTIVVRLNSRGELTDYDGLIKDITERKNMDQALRESEARVRNKLDALLSPDGDVGALALEDIIDIRAIQLLMEDFHRLSNIGSAIVDMHGKVLVATGWQDVCVKFHRVHPETLRNCIESDTLLSSVDAPGTFKLYKCKNNLWDLATPIIIGGRHLGNMFLGQFLFDDDLPDLTLFREQARRYGFDEQQYLAALEQVPRYSRETVHQTMDFYARLTDLVATLSFGQVKLARAMAEQARFKDELRQVNTRLERTLADKDKFFAIIAHDLRSPFIGFLSFIRLMVGHIENMSQEDIRKLAEDMKGSAENLYNLLNNLLEWARMQRGITSFEPQPQPLSTLIRGTLELIAPSARQKAIAVRCSVPEHISILADHPMLSTVVRNLLFNAVKFTQREGEITITADQDEETVRVSIRDTGVGMDEAILCGLFALDRRTCLRGTEGERGSGLGLLLCKEFIEKHGGRIWAKSKPGQGTVFTFSLPKNACDADVAAQSDETGGR
- a CDS encoding CBS domain-containing protein; this translates as MLLVTTHVNTDFDALASMVAAAFLYPGATRLVPTHVQPAVRDFMAVHWDLLRLNHRDSVDVAEVDDLVVTDTSSWERLDGMRELAKRDDLPVTVWDHHMAGGSIAASKEHREEVGATVTLLLERFQAQDTAFSPIHATLFLLGIYDDTGSLSFPSTTARDARMAAFLLENGADLNVVSAYLDSSLDERHLDLFSRMLAEPEIIRLDDLRLGVCVQDARKELNMLPTVVSKFMEIQGLDAAFGIFPMGSHKTAVIGRGNPKLFDVGAVVRRLGGGGHPGAGSAVVQAPLDTTRSQVVELIRQTGTRRTNVRDLATPVSIRLAPAHSLREAVAILEGPTAPNASGTERQALPVVDEQGRLLGVLHKAQFRKIKQDRQWDKSVTSMLRQNAPTVHPDQSLREALHLMTHSDLGFLPVVEDGRLVGEITRAAVILNMYEL